The Diachasmimorpha longicaudata isolate KC_UGA_2023 chromosome 2, iyDiaLong2, whole genome shotgun sequence genome segment GGTAATGCCTGATAAATAAGGAAATAAATATCGTTGAAGAAATCTTCAACAGATCAATTCTCAATGTGATGACATATTATTCATAGAATTATCTCAATATTTGAGTTTAAGATGCAAAAACttcaatataatttatttcatgcGTGTAATCAGCCGGAAATTATCTTGTTGATTTCCCCTTCCGTCAACATCATCAAGATCAGAAGATCGTAATCACTCACTGGCAAATGTTCAGTAGATAACAAGGCAATCAGGGTGGACATGACCATGGTAGCGATAGCTGCGGCTCTTATCTGCGCCTCTTTATGCAACGATAGGTTCATTAACAAAGCAGTAGCATACTCAAGCCTGTACGAGCCCATTGAGTGGCACTCGGCTTTCAGATGATGAATGAGCCATTCAACGAGGCCAGAGGCAATCATGTATAATCGCTGATGTCTTCTCAACGAGAGTTTTTGCAGCATGGCGATTATCATATCGCAGGTGAATGCGTCTATCGAGTCTGCCTGGGTACTATCGAGGCACTGTACCACCTACAATTGTCCACACAGCGAAAGATCAATTGATATTCTTTGAAATATTACTtaaagaaaatgtttttcaattattagtacagcaataaaaaaattaatcgttattttgttttattgtcGATCACCAGTATGACCAATATTTATCCATCGTAAATATGGattctgtaaaaaaaacactaaaagCTGGCGTGTAAAAATAAGAACAAACTGAGAACATGAGAAAATTCGTTTTCATACTTCGTTTTTAGCCGTTTGTATCGCTAAATGTTTAACTTGATTTATTCGCTGATTTTCACCATTAGAAGTACCCATAAAAATGGCCagtaaaatattgttttacCCAAGTCAACGATTTTTTATCTCCGTTATAGCATCGAGAGTAATTCCCTGTAAAGAAACATTCATCTTACCACATTCAGCACCGTGGGTCCCATCGCAAGATAATCCCTTCCGCATTTCAAGGAAGCAAAAGTGTTCAACAGTCTGGCAGCAGACTGCTGGACCGGGTGTGGCTGTACAACATCGAGAGGTACCAGCAAATAAGGGAGAATAGCTCTCCCTGAGTCCCCAGCGATCTGCCCATGCAGACCGAGCAAATCGCTGTTGATAAACTCATTAACAATCTCGTCCCTCTCGTCCGGTTGACTCAGAGTGATCTTCCACCTCAGTGCCTGGAGGAGCAACAGTTTTACCCTGACATTTCCACTGATGAGATGAAATTTAATCTTCCTATAGTTCAGCTGCTTTGGCAGAAGTGGCACTGTCACCAGAACCGACTTGTTACCGTTTCTCTCGTAATTATCACTATCGCACAGAGAAATCTTGCTGTCGCGAATGTTCTTGTCGAACAAATCTGGGTAAATTCTCATGCAATTTTTCAACGTTGCCTCTATCGATACTGGCTCATGATGAATTGAGCTCGACAGTGACGACGTTAATTCACCGGTTATGCTCATTAATTTGTAGTAATCGGTGTGGAGCCGATGAAATCGTATTTTCAGCTGTTGATATTTTCGGTGGACGTTTGACAACTGCGATCTCGTCAGCATGAGCTCTTGGCTGTGCCTGTTGGGAGGTGCTTGTAAGGGTTTCTTTGCTCGAGGAGTTGTTGGACTGGTCAATTCACTTGTTAATAGGTCACCTCCTTGATCTTTCCACTGGGTTTGGGTACTTTTCGACACTAAATACCTGTGGGCTTCGATCTTTCTCTCGTTTGCCAGGAAATCTGGTATATCTCGGTCATTTGACGTCAGGGAATCGAATTTTGGATTCATCGTCGAGGAAATCCCCGGTACTTCCGGGGGAAACGAACGCTCGCAATTCGATGCTGATGACGGAGATTCGATTTCCTCGACTTCCGTTATTTCAGTCGTAATTTCTTCGGTTAATTTGTTGTTGAACTGCAACAATTGGTGTTAAATAAATCAGCTTCCTCGAGCTAAAGCCtcggaaatttatttatatccatatttttattacaattttttacctGCGATTCAGACATCTTTGGGGCTCCTCATGGCTTCTCCGTCGTTACCACAATGTTTTTGTTTAGGACTACGAGAGTTTGTTTTTCCCCTCAATGCGGGGCTGTAGAAGTAATCAATAAATGTCCTGTGTCTGGAGTCATTAATTATGCATGACGTTCCTGCTTTGCATGTCCTATTTTGTAGGGAATACGTACAAATGGGGGTAAAGATTGTTCAATCCGTAGTTTTTCAGGCTTTGGGGGGATTTTGGAGTGTCAAATGCTGGGCGTTGGTTAAACCTCGGAGACCTGTCAAGTTGTTCggattttttaagaatttttttgtgcCGGAGCATTCATAAAAACAGCTGGCAAGATTGAGGgatggattgaatatttgacAATGGAGCGGAATATTGGGGAGAATATTTTAATCGCTGGAAACCTGGTGTCCaaggtattttttattatttatgccCAAATTTGAGGTTAGGACGGACGAATTTTCTGCGCAATTCTGCTGGAATTCTATGGAAGACTATAGGATTTCGGTTGGATTTTTGATGAAATCTATTGGTTGTCTTCTGCGAGAGTTTTATAGGAGATTGTAAATTCTACAAGGTTTCTAGAGAATGTTCTATTGCCTTCCAACCATTTCTATTGAGAGATTCACTATAGATACATCGAAAGAAATCTCCAGAAAAGATCAATAGTACCAAAGTTTTACACACCATATTTTCTAGAAATTGCCTTGATTCAAACTTTTCTTGCTTCTATgtctttgttttttcatttttatggatttgcAGACTCCTCCATTAGCTTATTACATCCCTAATTTCATAACCGATGAAGAAGAAGCTGAAATAGTAAAGCATGTTAACAATGCCCCTCAACCGAAATGGACCCAGTTGAGTCACAGAAGACTGCAGAATTGGGGAGGTATTCCGCATCCTAAAGGGATGATTGCTGAAGAGATACCAAGGGTAGGTCTGTAGTACTTGTGCAGAGTTTAAATTAGGAGAATCCATTCTTTCATCaaattggaaatttctccTGAGGGTGTCACCGCGATTTGCCACATAGAtttatggagagaaaaatttgagtATGCTCATGCAAATACTTCATTTATCGCATCGTATATGTCGCCGAAATACGCCCTTTTTATGATTTCGTAATCACAAGGGGCATGAGTTATTTAAAATGAACGTAAAAATCATACTTTTGCGGATAAACAGTGGAGGATGGAACATTAAAACGAGGTTAGGGTGCGCAGTCTTACCGTTGAAGGAGAAAttatattccattttttttcatcatcaggTGATTAGTGCGCAAGAGGCTAATTCAGACTGCACTCCATActatattattaatatgacTCGGGTTTTTGTTGAATAGTTGTTGAAGTGGAGAAAACAGCCAGTGTCCTGGAATATCCTTGACATAAAAAACCATTAGACCTATTTTGTTTTAATCTTGCCCAACACCtctgaaaatgttgaaatgtttattatttttcagtggTTGCAAAAATACATTGATAAAGTCACTTCCCTGGACGTGTTTGACAGAAAAACACTGCCAAATCATGTTCTAATAAACGAGTATTTACCTGGACAGGGGATAATGGTATGATATCGTCAGATCGTATTTTTTGCtctgtatttttatattcaaaataattttaattacaaaactCTTCCGCTATCCTGATCAATGGTGTtcttaattatgaaatattgtAGATGGAGTTGATTTTTACAGGGACACTCCGATGGCCCCCTGTTCCATCCCATCGTCACGACCATCAGCTGTGGATCCCATACTTTTCTTGAATTTACCAGACGTCTGGATACGAACGAAGTGAgttcgaaaattggaaaattattgtcaCAAGTTTAAATTAAATAGCTGATCAACTGCTGAGACGATATCCTGATAAAGTCATTACTCTTAAATTACGTTCATACTAATGGACTGAcagaaaacaatttaatggCATTAATacttgagaagaaattcaacgTTTCACCAGAATTTCAGTGCAAACATTTTTTAGTGTATGGTAAATGTAGAAAATGTCGAGTTTTCTACAGgagaaattttcatagaaaatacCGAATATACGTGGTAGAAAATTCTATCTTGGCATTTACTTTCAGGAAGACAGAACTATGAACACTGAATTCGCATTCCTATTGGAACGAAAAAGCCTCCTGATTCTCCAGGAAGAACTGTACCACAATTATCTGCACTCAATATCAGAACGCAAAGTCGACGTTGTATCAGTCGACAATATTCGCAATTTGGAGTTGTGTGCAGCCAAGTACATGGCCGGTGAAATACTGGAGCGAAAAACGAGACTATCATTGACCATTCGTCATGTGCCAAAGACCAGCAAACTCAAGCTCAAATTTTGATCAGTTGATTATGCAATGTTCTAGATTTTATATCTTTAAAAATACACGACAACTCACATCTGTTAGTTATTGGTCTTTTTATTGCATTCACGTTGCATCGTAGTGCTCCGAATCCTCGTAATTCTCGAGACTAACGTCCATTATTTCCTCGTCAGACTCATCCAACATATTTTGAAGGGAGTGGATTGAGGATATTAACACGTGGAATTGCTTTCTTCTCATTTCTAATTTGTGTTCTAAACGCTCTGATTTTtcctaaaacaaaaaaatacaatcctATATGGAACCCTtcgaaaaaataagaaataatcAAAGGGATCGGAAACTTTACCTTCAAGTTCCCAAGTTCTTCCTTCAAGGTTTCAAGCTTCTTATTCGTCTCCTGTCTGTCCGGTTGTTCGTTGATAATTTCAGCCAGAACATCATACTCAATTCTATTTTTCCTAATCTGTTTAGCCTCTTGCAGTTCCACCTTAGTGGCATCAATAGCCTTCTTAGCCTCTTCGATCTCCACTTCAATATGCTTTGACAAGGTCTCGTAGTTCTTCAGCTCCTCCTGACTCATTGCAGAGACAAGCCTTGTCTTCTTCTGGGCAAACTCACATTGTGCCAACTGTGAGATTATCCTCTCGTAGAGAGTATTGTCCACTTCTGGATTATTCACCCATTTTATGAAGGACTTCAGCAACATGTTTATCCTGCGATCGTCTCCAGTCCCATCCCCATCGATCAGCAGTCTACGTCTTATGACTTCCTCTGGAAATAAATGACTTGTTAAATCCGatcatttttcaatagaaCCAGAAACAAAGAGAAATTGTTTACCGTCAGacatttttcttatttacaACCCGGCTTACACGAGGGACTATTTGTGACTGTAACTCCCCCAAGTGTAGCGGCCGCTTCTCCGAACCTCCATCTCAACCTTGCATAGTCGGTAACAGCGAGAGGGGCCGAGGGATAAGAGCTTCATCAGTGCCTTCTGTACCtaaagaataatgaaaaaaaaacgaataaaataaattgaaatgctCAGAATATCAAGTATGAACCATTAAATGTATTTCGCAGAGGACTACATAAAAGTATCAACGTATATCCATCGAGCTCCACTTGCCTCTGATCGTTGTATTGCACTGAACTTCTCCGCAGCTATACCACGATATCGAGCACAGCCCCAAACATAATTCATTTCCCGCGAAAATATTTCTATCCCCCATGGACCtatgaataattgatattgAATATATTGCGCAACACAAAGAGTATTTTTCCTTGACGCAGCATATGTTTTTCTTCacacgaaaataaataaataagtgagagtccacatttattatttctgcTTGTTCTTGCATGCGTTCATCCAGAGGCAGTACAACATGAAATCCGAAGAATCCCATACGTATCTTCTGGTATTACTGGGGTTGCACGAGTTTTGGAATAGTGCACTTTGGCAGAATAATCAATGGCAAATGCAGGCTGGAACAAAGATGCAAAATATGCATTGGGTTTGTATAAGGGACTGATCCGAATATTAGGAATTTGGCCACTAGATAATCGCGGAATATTTTCCACTTTAcggatttttattgttgtgtCCATTCAAGTGAGTTGCTCATTTCTTTCTACTCTCATATGATTGCTGCCACAATAGCATAAATTTTATGATCTGCGAAGCACCAACCAATTTCTGATTCAGATCACTATGGCAgcaatttttcttcgtgaTTGGATTCTCAAAGGTAACTGTGGCGCTATAACTGAATTGGTTGATGCCATAAGCATCATTGCAACCAGTCTGATGTCTGCGGTGAAGATACTCCTCCCCTGGATCCACCAAAAGAGGGTCTCTTTCCTCGTCAACTCGGCTTTGCAAGACTGGTTGCACGTCGAAGGGAAGATACCTCGGGAAATAATGCGACAATACGCCTCCATAGGAAGACTTGTCTTCACCGTGCAAATGTTGGGAGCTTACATGACAGTAATTCCCATCATATTGACGAGCCTCCCAAGATTGGTAGAAGTTGGACATGTGGATAACACAAGCGTATTCCTTCGAAATATACCGATTGGGCCCAGATGCTGGGTCTCCCTAGAAATTTCGGAGCTGACATACTATCTTTATTACACCTTCGTATGTATACATTTGTTCTTTTTGGCGACTGCTTACCCCGGAGGCGATGTCTTTGCTTTTGGCCTCGCAATGCATCTGTGCGGACAATTTCAGCTACTATACAGGAGCTTGGACGAGCTCAATGGTGATGAGCCTGAATCAACTCAGCGGATGAAAATATCCACATTTTCTAGGCGTCACGATCAACTTCTCAAACTGGCCAATGACTTTAAAGCAGCATTTCACATGATCATCTTCTTAGAGCTCGGGGCAAATACATTCATCATCTGTATTTCAGGTACAGGCGGTGGGCTATTTGAGCCCAAGGAATTAATAAACAACGAATAAAAGATAAATGCGAGTTTGACTTTTTGTAGCatgttatgaaaaataaaatagaaattttacgatttttctatcaTCCACACGGTGATATGTGGAAACATTGGAAAAACCTATCtacaaaatgaagaaaaagtgatcaataaaaaaatctcagtaGGATCATTCGATATGTAGACCAGAAcaaacaataatatttttaccaGATATTCAATGAAGTTTTTACAGTCTTCTATTTTTTCCgcagaaattattttactcTTAGCCTGCAAAACCGGAGATACCCAGACAATATCAGCGATGGCAATCAGAATTTACATGATGTACATCGAAATATTCATGTACAGCTACATAGGCGAGCATTTGTCCACACAAGCGGAGAAATTACAAGTTGCTGTTTACAACAGTCCCTGGTATAGAATGTCGTCAGCTATCGTGAGAGATATGAAATTCATAATGATGCgaaataattatcgattttatCTCACTGCGGGTAAAGTATGGCACATGGACTACgcgaatttcaaaaatatcgtTAAATCAAtgttctcatatttttcaatacttcGCTTGGTACTCCTCGGATAAACACATATTATTGATAAATCATGGACATTGTAATTCAGGAAGAAGGAATCTATTTTTTCACAACCTGTTGAAAACCGTTGTTATTCGAAgattgcaaataaaaaattgttacgtACAAAGATGTTGAAACTCTCCCAAATGTTAAGTAGTAGGCATGGGGACCAGATGAATGACATCATGGGTGGATAGACCTCAACATTCCAACGAAGACTACTCACAAAGAGTGTCTACACAACCCTTCTCTAGATTTTCCGTGGAACATTTCTTTACATGACACTTATATCGAACACACGCACTCCTATGGAGTAAAGCAGGTAAAAATGCATATTCCGACTCGAAAGcaactaaaatatttttccagaatAGCATGCACTTATAGTTGTAACATGGATTATCCACGTCCAAAGTGTCTATGTCACAAGCTTCGTCACCTTGTATAATCGGTAACAGCGAGAGGGGCCGAGGAATGAGCGCTCCATCAGTGCCTTCTGTACCcaaagaataatgaaaaaaaacgggtaaaataaattgaaatgctCAGAATATCAGGTATGAACCATTGAATATATTTCGCAGAGGACTAGATAAAAGTATCAATGTATATCCATCGGGCTCCGCTTGCCTCCGATCGTTGTATTGCACTGAACTGCTCCGCAGCTATACCACGATATCGAGCACAGCCCCAAACATAATTCATTTACCGCGAAAATATTTCTATCCCCCATAGGCCTATCAATAATTGATATTGAATATCTTGCGCAAGACAAAGAGTATTCCTCGACGTagcatattttttcttcacacgaaaataaataagtaaGTGGAGTGACACATGAATTTGTCATACCGTCCAAATTCATTACTTATGTTTGTTCTTGCATGCGTTCATCCAGAAGCAGTACAACATGAAATCCGAGGAATCCCATAGGTATCTTCTGGTATTACTGGGGTTGCACGAGTTTTGGAATAGTGCACTTTGGCAGAATAATCAATGGCAAATGCAGGCTGGAACAAAGATGCAAAATATGCACTGGGTTTGTATAAGGGACTGATCCGAATATTAGGAATTTGGCCACTAGATAATCGCGGAATATTTTCCACTTTAcggatttttattgttgtgtCCATTCAAGTGAGTTGCACATTTCTTTCTACTCTCATATGATTGCTGCCACAATAGCTTAAATTTTATCATCTGCGAAGCACCAACCAATCTCTGATTCAGATCACTCTGGTAgcaatttttcttcgtgaTTGGATTCTCAAAGGTAACTGTGGCGCTATAACTGAATTAGTTGATGCCATAAGCCTCATTACAACCAGCCTCATGGCTGTATTGAAGATACTCCTCCCCTGGATCCACCGAGAGAGGGTTTCTTTCATCGTCAACTCGGCTTTGCAAGACTGGTCGCACGTCGAAGGGAAAAAACCTCGGGAAATAATGCGGCAATACGCCTCCATAGGAAGACTTGTCTTCATCGTGCAAATGTTGGGAGCTTACATGACGATAATTCCCCTCATATTGACGAGCCTCCCAAGATTGGTAGAAGTTGGGCATGTGGATAACAGAAGCgtattttttcgaaatatacCGATTGGGCCCAGATGCTGGGTCTCCCTGGAAATTTCGGAGCTGACTTACTATTGTTATTACATCTTCGTATGTATACATTTGTTCTTCCTGGCGACTGCTTACCTTGGAGGCGATGTCTTTGCTTTTGGCCTCGCAATGCATCTGTGCGGACAATTTCAGCTACTATACAGGAGCTTGGACGAGCTCAATGGTGATGAGCCTGAATCAACTCAGCGGGTGAAAATCTCCACATTTTCTAGGCGACACAATCAACTTCTCAAACTGGCCAATGACTTTGAAGCAGCATTTCACATGCTCATCTTCTTAGAACTCGGGGCAAATACATTCATCATCTCTATTTCAGGTACAGGCAGTGGGCTATTTGAGCACAAACGAATTAATAGATACCAGATATTCAATGGAGTTTTTACAATCTTCTATTTTTTCcacagaaattattttactcTTAGCCTGCAGAACCGGAGATACCCAGACAATATCAGCGATGGCAATCAGAATTTACCTGATGTACATCCAAATATTCATGTACAGCTACATAGGCGAGCATTTGTCCACGCAAGCGGAGAAATTACAAGTCGCTGTTTACAACAGTCCCTGGTACAGAATGTCGTCAGCTATCGTCAGAGATATGAAATTCATAATGATGCGAAATAATTATCGCTTTTATCTCACTGCGGGTAAAGTATGGCACATGGATTAcgggaatttcaaaaatatcgtTAAATCAAtgttctcatatttttcaatacttcGCTTGATACTCATCGACTGAACACATATTATTGATAAGTCGTGGACATTGTAATCCAGGAAgaaggaatatattttttcacaaccCGTTGAAAAACGTTGTTTTGCGAAGATTGtctgcaaataaaaaattcttacgCACAAAGATGTTGAAACCCTCCCAAATGTTAAGTAGTAGGCATGGGGATCAGATGAATGGCATCATGGGTGGATAGACCTCAACATTCCAACGAAGACTACTCACAAAGAATGTCTAGACAACCCTTCCCTACATTTTCCGTGGAACATTTCTTTACGTGACACTTATATCGAGCGCACGCACCCTCATGGAGTAAAGCAGCTAAAAAATGCATATTCCGACTCCAGCGCAACTAAAATATTTCTCCAGAATAGCATGCACTCATAGTTGTAGCATGGATTATGCACGTCCACCATGTGTATGTCACAAGCTTcgttaataaaaatatgagtGCATAAACCTGTCTGGCGTCGGAGCTCCTGCACAGCTGAATGTAAGAACGATGGCGAAGGTGGAAGCATCGAGGGCAGCTGACCCCTGGTCACCGGACACAACATACGCCCTCGGATATTACAGACTCTTGGGGAGAGGTCTTGGAATATGGCCTCTCGACACTCGCGGGTTTGTGCCAAAagcgaaaattttatttgttgtcATAATGCAGGTAAATGTAGTCTTCAATAACTGCATTACTCGGGTCTAGGAAGACATTTTTCCCGATAATTTCTCCTCAGTTGTCATTTCTTGAAATTCTCCGTCTGttctatgaaaaaaatcgtagcTTATTGACGCATTTTTGGGCATATTCAGCAGACTCAGCACAAAACGAATataatttctaaaataaattaaataaaacctcAACTGAATCTTTCAtcaatttctaaatttttccctgaaaCCACTTCTTAAAATTTCGTAAAATATTGGGGGACAAATCACcgaggaaaaatttctctaGGAGAAATGCCGCTCGGATATCCATTTCTTCTTTCCAGCTCCTGATCTTTTGAATCCAGTTATGGATGTCCATCAGTCTGACCAAAAAACTCCTGACCaaaggaaactgcggatctgAAACTGAATACGTTGACGCCCTCAGCCTGATATTGTGTGGATTTCTAACGGTAATGAAAGTTGCTATACCTAgaatttaccaaaaaaatatgatggCTATCGTCGATTCAGCTATTAACGACTGGTCATCAGTTGTCAGTAATAACCGCCACCGGGTAATGAAGAAATATGCAAACATAGGACGGATTGTGTTCCTTGTGCAGATGAGCGGTGCATATACCGCCGGTTTTCCCCTCATTTTCCTTAAATTACCCTTCGTCAGTGCATTGTGGAACGAGCCGGTGGATAATGGTACTCTTAGGGGGGTGCCCATGGGGCCTAGATGCTGGATATCTGACGATATTTCCACATATCACTACGTTGGCGAGTATTTTGTTCAATCGGTGCAATTGTTCATCGTCTGCACGGCGTACATCGGGTGCGACACTTACTTCTTTGGTATTGCGATGCACGTCTGCGGACAGTTCCAAGTGCTGCATATGAATTTGAGGGGTTTGAGTGCTACTGACGACAGCTTGAGGTGGAGACAGATGCTCCGTGACTTCGTCAAGAGACACAATCATCTTCTTCAGATGGCTTTTAATTTTGAGGAGACGTACAACGTTATTATTCTCGCTCAAGTGGCGGTC includes the following:
- the LOC135172802 gene encoding lisH domain-containing protein ARMC9-like isoform X5, which gives rise to MSESQFNNKLTEEITTEITEVEEIESPSSASNCERSFPPEVPGISSTMNPKFDSLTSNDRDIPDFLANERKIEAHRYLVSKSTQTQWKDQGGDLLTSELTSPTTPRAKKPLQAPPNRHSQELMLTRSQLSNVHRKYQQLKIRFHRLHTDYYKLMSITGELTSSLSSSIHHEPVSIEATLKNCMRIYPDLFDKNIRDSKISLCDSDNYERNGNKSVLVTVPLLPKQLNYRKIKFHLISGNVRVKLLLLQALRWKITLSQPDERDEIVNEFINSDLLGLHGQIAGDSGRAILPYLLVPLDVVQPHPVQQSAARLLNTFASLKCGRDYLAMGPTVLNVVVQCLDSTQADSIDAFTCDMIIAMLQKLSLRRHQRLYMIASGLVEWLIHHLKAECHSMGSYRLEYATALLMNLSLHKEAQIRAAAIATMVMSTLIALLSTEHLPALPYINGALNSFLANSSINEEAKLMGLGPILEYHRKHRTGELRKHLEYILMRHRRQPNETIEELLNDDDDREEFDVLEDELDEMDPVKVNIGDLFGDTLLSSCYSLATDLPPDSLDVLQAKSPTVVQRISESILSELKDREDDVEDETINRKNLSSRESSTNATTAVASGDPIQANETEIPGTYE
- the LOC135172802 gene encoding lisH domain-containing protein ARMC9-like isoform X3 encodes the protein MSESQFNNKLTEEITTEITEVEEIESPSSASNCERSFPPEVPGISSTMNPKFDSLTSNDRDIPDFLANERKIEAHRYLVSKSTQTQWKDQGGDLLTSELTSPTTPRAKKPLQAPPNRHSQELMLTRSQLSNVHRKYQQLKIRFHRLHTDYYKLMSITGELTSSLSSSIHHEPVSIEATLKNCMRIYPDLFDKNIRDSKISLCDSDNYERNGNKSVLVTVPLLPKQLNYRKIKFHLISGNVRVKLLLLQALRWKITLSQPDERDEIVNEFINSDLLGLHGQIAGDSGRAILPYLLVPLDVVQPHPVQQSAARLLNTFASLKCGRDYLAMGPTVLNVVVQCLDSTQADSIDAFTCDMIIAMLQKLSLRRHQRLYMIASGLVEWLIHHLKAECHSMGSYRLEYATALLMNLSLHKEAQIRAAAIATMVMSTLIALLSTEHLPALPYINGALNSFLANSSINEEAKLMGLGPILEYHRKHRTGELRKHLEYILMRHRRQPNETIEELLNDDDDREEFDVLEDELDEMDPVKVNIGDLFGDTLLSSCYSLATDLPPDSLDVLQAKSPTVVQRISESILSELKDREDDVEDETINRKNLSSRLTPQTHKPKYPNPVKLLTLGNPSENSLPSIRLLENQENLSADSRLSVLIFSPSQTSITKLDRSNYTISCSKGGGN